A region of the Passer domesticus isolate bPasDom1 chromosome Z, bPasDom1.hap1, whole genome shotgun sequence genome:
GTATAACAAGCTGTATATCATCCACAACAGCAAGCAGCTCGGTGTGGGCGACACGAAGACAGACACTCCCCATGCGAGCGGCGCGGTGATAAATCAGTGTCGGTTTTCCACGCCAAACTTTAGTTCCAAAATTTCCCGATTTTCTGCGAGGCCACAACGCACCTGACCCCCGCGGGACTCGAACCCGCGgcctctctgctccctgccGGGGCGCCCCTCGCGGCGCCGGTCGGCGTTGGGCTCAGGCGCGGCGCGGGCAGCCCGCGCGGGTCCTGCCGGGCGCGGCTATAGGCGGCGGGCGCGGCCTCTCCGCCCTCTTTTCTCGCTCGGCAGCCGCGCGGAGAAGATGGGTGAGctccgcgccgcgccgcgccctGCGGGAACGGGGCCGGGAACGGGGCTGCGGGACCCCCCGGCTGCGGGACCACCCTCCGCAGGCGCTGCTGGCCTGCCCGCAGCCGGCTGTGTGCGGTGCGGGCGGCGCCGCGGGCCGTGAGGCCGCGTCCGCCATTACCCGCCGCGTGCCCGCCGCGGCCTCACGCTTCCCTTCCCCTCAtggctccctcccctcctcacgcCGCCTCCGTCTCGCCCTGCAGGGAAGTGCCGAGGCCTCCGCACCGCTCGGAAGCTGCGCAGCCACCGCCGCGACCAGAAGTGGCACGACAAGCAGTACAAGAAGGCGCACCTGGGCACGGCGCTGAAGGCCAACCCCTTCGGGGGCGCTTCGCACGCCAAGGGCATCGTCCTGGAGAAAGTGTGGGTGATCCTCCTGGCTGGAGTGGGCCGCCCAGAGCCCCTGGGATGCGGCTCCCGAGAAAGACGGGGAAAAAAATAGGGATTCGGGGTGTTTTTTCTAAAAAATGGCGGGTGGGAAATAAAAATCATGGGCCAgaattagtttaaaaaaaaaaaagatgggagGGGTTGGCACAATAAAAAACGTGTGGGGTTTTATCAAAAATTGGGGAAAACCGGGATTTATGGCAAGAGTtagaaaaagcaaattttaaaagtaagaaATTGTAGttaaaaatcagggaaaatttttttattttcatagatGATGATCAGGATTTTTTGGCACAAGTGGAAAGGAAATAGTCTACGTGTGTCATAGATCCTACCTActtactccttttttttttttttttccctcttcagtaatttaaaaattttattggGATGCTGCCACAGCTCTGGTTTTGGGGCACTGTTTCTGTGGTTTCAGTTTGGGATTtcttttagttgtttttttggttttttttagaattttactGAATTAATCTGGAGATATATTTAAGTTTCTGTTTGGCTTAGGAAGCATTTTATGGATTCCAGCATAAATCTAgattaatataaattaattgAGTATTAATTCAGTGTATTAAAGAGCTCACAGGTGTTGAGATACAGACACAATTTACACTGAAAACAAGgtaaaaaagttaattttgtgCTGATGGATGCCCACCCCAGTGACTCCTTTGCTGGTTGGTTTCCTTTGCAGGGGAGTGGAAGCCAAGCAGCCCAACTCTGCCATCAGGAAATGCGTCAGGGTGCAGCTCATTAAGAACGgcaaaaaaatcacagcttttGTGCCCAACGATGGCTGCCTGAACTTCATCGAGGTAATTGCCGGGCACCCTGAAACCCCGTGAGGAGAACGGTGTGGAAGGCAGATCTGTTCCCTTAGCAGTGCTGGAATGGGGTTTCAGGGATTGTGGTCAGCAcccgctgtgctggggcaggtgcAACTCCCTGGGGGTGTTGGGGACAGGCtttgtgtccctgtcctgggtttggggctgtccctgtcctgtctcgggtttggggctggttttgtgtccctgtcctgggtttggggtggctctcactgtccctgtcctgtcccaggaGAACGACGAGGTGCTGGTGGCCGGCTTCGGGCGCAAGGGCCACGCCGTGGGGGACATCCCGGGCGTGCGCTTCAAGGTGGTCAAGGTGGCCAACGTGTCCCTGCTGGCCCTCTACAAGGGCAAGAAGGAGAGACCCAGGTCGTAAACCCTCACAAGAAATCCTGTGACAACAACACCAATAAATCCTGGGTTTTAAAGGAGTTCTCTGATGCTT
Encoded here:
- the RPS23 gene encoding small ribosomal subunit protein uS12, with translation MGKCRGLRTARKLRSHRRDQKWHDKQYKKAHLGTALKANPFGGASHAKGIVLEKVGVEAKQPNSAIRKCVRVQLIKNGKKITAFVPNDGCLNFIEENDEVLVAGFGRKGHAVGDIPGVRFKVVKVANVSLLALYKGKKERPRS